A region from the Lates calcarifer isolate ASB-BC8 linkage group LG2, TLL_Latcal_v3, whole genome shotgun sequence genome encodes:
- the LOC108897687 gene encoding protein NLRC3-like isoform X9, whose protein sequence is MESDQSKEQSSVFRNEPGTSDRKKKKKEKKRRKDVIIAKGQYHTLRAESPVSSCLSMKSDQSKEQSLYFRNEPGTSDTEGQYHTLRAESPVSSCLSMKSDQSKEQSLYFRNEPGTSDTEGQYHTLRAESPVSSCLSMKSDQSKEQSLYFRNEPGTSDTEGQYHTLRAESPVSSCLSMKSDQSKEQSLYFRNEPGTSDTEGQYHTLRAESPVSSCLSMKSDQSKEQSLYFRNEPGTSDRKKKKKEKKRRKDVVIAKGQYHTLRAESPVSSCLSMKSDQSKEQSLYFRNEPGTSDTEGQYHTLRAESPVSSCLSMKSDQSKEQSLYFRNEPGTSDREKKKKEKKERSTDLLFVKKKKNKKDVSVEEQPSCCALCQDVLKDPVSTSCGHWFCRQCITSSGDSLCPHCGQGPRTRPGLQKASHTSTPVQTDSGLQEVLDEHKISLRRRCECVTEGTDEKGGQILLNRIYTELYITEGQSEEVNTQHEVRQLETISKMKTHHDAPIRFHDIFKALPDQQSQIRVVLTNGVAGVGKTFTVQKFTLDWAESLQNQDVSLLVLLSFRELNLIRDEQYSLLMLLHIFHPTLQKVTAEKLAVCKVLFIFDGLDESRLSLDFNNTKVVSDVTQKSSVNELLTNLIQGNLLPSAFIWITSRPAAANQIPTSCVDRVTEVRGFTDPQKDEYFRKRFSDEELSRRTISHIKASRSLHIMCQIPVFCWITATVLEHILTTEQRGELPKTLTGLYSHFLLVQTKKKRVKYGEGHEKSPQDLTEADREVLLKLGRLAFEHLEKGNIMFYQEDLEQCGLNVTEALVYSGICTEIFKRKYVILQKAVFCFVHLSIQEFLAAIYMLDCYTSRKTEILEGFLEKDYKLFDANPKQWKGNRDSYDTSLDILLRWAMEKSLNSKNGHLDLFVRFLHGLSLESNQILLGGLLDQTDNSPEIVQKAINNLKEMNISNISPDRSINIFHCLVEMNDHSVYQEIQEFLKSETRSKRLSVFHCSALAYMLQMSEEVLDELDLKKYNTSVEGRQRLIPAVRNCRKALMNDCNLSEISCTSLVSILKSNPSHLRELELSGNDLHDSGVEELCGFLRSPDCKLETLRLKSCSLSEISCSFLASALKSNPSHMRVLDLSGNYLKDSGVKELCDFLKSPDCSLETLSLSEINCASLDSALKFSFSCLRVLELSGNDLKDSGVKELCGFLRSPDCKLKTLRLNDCSLSETNCASLASALKSNPSHLRELELRGNKLQDSGVEELCVFLRTPDCRLEALRLSRCGLSETNCASLASALKSNPSHLRELELTKSNVQDPGVKELCGFLESPDCRLEILKLRSCSLSEISCASLASALKSNPSHLRSLELSENSLKDSDLKELSELVKSPHCRLERLGWKW, encoded by the exons atggAGAGTGACCAGTCCAAAGAAcaatcttcagtcttcagaaaTGAGCCTGGAAcctcagacagaaagaagaaaaagaaggagaagaagaggaggaaggatgtCATAATCGCCAA aggtcAGTACCACACGctgagagcagagtctccagtatccagctgtctgtctatgaagagtgaccaGTCCAAAGAACAATCTCTATACTTCAGAAATGAGCCTGGAACCTCAGATACAGA aggtcAGTACCACACGctgagagcagagtctccagtatccagctgtctgtctatgaagagtgaccaGTCCAAAGAACAATCTCTATACTTCAGAAATGAGCCTGGAACCTCAGATACAGA aggtcAGTACCACACGctgagagcagagtctccagtatccagctgtctgtctatgaagagtgaccaGTCCAAAGAACAATCTCTATACTTCAGAAATGAGCCTGGAACCTCAGATACAGA aggtcAGTACCACACGctgagagcagagtctccagtatccagctgtctgtctatgaagagtgaccaGTCCAAAGAACAATCTCTATACTTCAGAAATGAGCCTGGAACCTCAGATACAGA aggtcAGTACCACACGctgagagcagagtctccagtatccagctgtctgtctatgaagagtgaccaGTCCAAAGAACAATCTCTATACTTCAGAAATGAGCCTGGAAcctcagacagaaagaagaaaaagaaggagaagaagaggaggaaggatgtCGTAATCGCCAA aggtcAGTACCACACGctgagagcagagtctccagtatccagctgtctgtctatgaagagtgaccaGTCCAAAGAACAATCTCTATACTTCAGAAATGAGCCTGGAACCTCAGATACAGA aggtcAGTACCACACGctgagagcagagtctccagtatccagctgtctgtctatgaagagtgaccaGTCCAAAGAACAATCTCTATACTTCAGAAATGAGCCTGGAacctcagacagagagaagaagaagaaggagaagaaggagaggagcaCAGATCTTTTATTTGTCAA aaagaagaagaacaagaaggaTGTTTCTGTGGAGGAACAGCCGTCCTGCTGTGCTTTGTGTCAGGACGTCCTCAAGGACCCAGTCTCTACCAGCTGTGGACACTGGTTCTGCAGACAGTGCATCACCTCATCAGGAGACTCCCTCTGTCCTCATTGTGGACAAGGACCCAGAACAAGACCTGGACTGCAGAAAGCCAGTCACACCAGTACACCTGTACAAA cagatagtggtctgcaggaggttttagatgaacataagatcagtctgaggaggagatgtgaatgtgtgactgAAGGAACCGATGAAAAAGGAGGTCAAATCCTTCTCAACAGaatctacactgagctctacatcacagaaggacagagtgaagaggttaatacccaacatgaggtTAGGCAGCTTGAGACGATTTCCAAGATGAAGACCCACCATGACGCTCCAATCAGGTTCcatgacatctttaaagccttaccTGATCAACAGAGTCAGATCAGAGTCGTTCTGACAAACGGTGTCGCTGGAGTTGGGAAAACCTTCACagtgcagaagttcactctAGACTGGGCAGAAAGTTTGCaaaaccaagatgtcagtctgctggttctgctttcaTTCAGGGAactgaacctgatcagagatgagcagtacagtcttctcatgctgcttcacattttccatccaacattacagaaagtcacagcagagaagctggctgtctgtaaagttttgtttatctttgacggcctggatgaaagcagactttcatTGGATTTCAACAACACCAAGGTTGTGTCTGAtgtcacacagaagtcatcagtcaacgagctgctgacaaacctcatccaggggaatctgcttccctcTGCCTTCATCTGGATAACATCccgacctgcagcagccaatcagatccctacttcatgtgttgacagggtaacagaagtacgaggcttcactgacccacagaaggacgagtacttcaggaagagattcagtgatgaagagctgtccagAAGAACCATCTCACACATTAAGGCATCCAGGAGCCTTCATATCATGTGTCaaatcccagtcttctgctggatcactgctacagttctggagcacatattgactacagagcagagaggagagctgcccaagaccctgactggcctgtactcacacttcctgctggtccagacaaagaagaagagggtAAAGTATGGTGAGGGACATGAGAAGAGTCCACAGGATCTGACAGAGGCTGACAGAGAAGTTCTCctgaagctggggaggctggcgtttgaacatctggaaaaaggaaacatcatgttctaccaagaagacctggagcagtgtggtcttAATGTCacagaggccttggtgtactcaggaatttgtacagagatcttcaaaagaAAGTATGTGATTTTGCAGAAAGCAGTCttctgctttgttcatctgagtattcaggagtttctggctgcaaTCTACATGTTAGACTGTTACACCAGTAGGAAGACAGAGATACTGGAGGGCTTCCTGGAGAAAGACTACAAACTCTTTGACGCAAACCCTAAACAATGGAAAGGAAACAGGGATAGCTATGACACATCTCTGGATATCCTGCTGAGGTGGGCCATGGAGAAGTCCCTCAACAGTAAAAATGGtcacctggacctgtttgttcgCTTCCTCCATGGCCTCTCTCTAGAGTCCAACCAAATACTTTTAGGAGGCTTGTTGGATCAGACAGACAACAGTCCAGAAATTGTCCAGAAAgccatcaacaacctgaaggagatgaatatttctaacatttctcctgacagaagcatcaacatcttccactgtctggTCGAGATGAATGACCACTCAGTATATCAGGAGATCCAGgagttcctgaagtcagagacCAGATCAAAGAGACTCTCTGTGTTCCActgctcagctctggcctacatgctgcagatgtcagaggaggttctggatgaaTTGGACCTGAAGAAATACAATACATCAGTGGAGGGGCGACAGAGACTGATCCCTgctgtgaggaactgcagaaAGGCTCT aaTGAACGACTGCAATTTGTCAGAGATAAGCTGTACTTCTCTGGTCTCAATTCTGAAGTCCAACCcttcccatctgagagaactggaaCTGAGTGGAAATGACCTGCATGATTCGGGAGTGGAAGAGTTGTGTGGGTTTCTGAGGAGCCCAGACTGTaaactggagactctgag ATTGaagtcctgcagtttgtcagagatcagctgttcctttctggcctcagctctgaagtctAACCCCTCCCACATGAGAGTGCTGGATCTGAGTGGAAACTACCttaaggattcaggagtgaaagAGCTGTGTGATTTTCTgaagagtccagactgtagtCTGGAGACCCTGAG tttgtcagagatcaaCTGTGCTTCTCTGGACTCGGCTCTGAAGTTCAGCTTCTCCTGTCTGAGAGTGCTAGAGCTGAGTGGAAATGATCtaaaggattcaggagtgaaggagctgtgtgggtTTCTGAGGAGTCCAGACTGTAAACTGAAGACTCTGAG ATTGAATGACTGTAGTTTGTCGGAGACCAACTgtgcttctctggcctcagctctgaagtccaacccttcccatctgagagagctggagctaAGAGgaaacaagctgcaggattcaggagtggaagagctgtgtgtttttttgaggactccagactgtagacttgaggctctgag ACTGAGTCGCTGTGGTTTATCAGAGACCAACTgtgcttctctggcctcagctcttaAGTCCAACCCCTcacatctgagagaactggagcTGACAAAAAGCAATGTGCAGGATccaggagtgaaggagctgtgtggttttttGGAGAGTCCAGACTGTCGACTGGAGATTCTGAA attgaggtcctgcagtttgtcagagatcagttGTGCTTCtttggcctcagctctgaagtccaacccctcccacctGAGAAGCCTGGAGCTGAGTGAAAACAGCTTGAAGGATTCAGACCTGAAGGAGCTGTCTGAGCTTGTGAAGAGTCCACACTGTAGACTGGAGAGACTGGG CTGGAAGTGGTGA
- the LOC108897687 gene encoding protein NLRC3-like isoform X41 — protein MESDQSKEQSSVFRNEPGTSDRKKKKKEKKRRKDVIIAKGQYHTLRAESPVSSCLSMKSDQSKEQSLYFRNEPGTSDTEGQYHTLRAESPVSSCLSMKSDQSKEQSLYFRNEPGTSDTEGQYHTLRAESPVSSCLSMKSDQSKEQSLYFRNEPGTSDTEGQYHTLRAESPVSSCLSMKSDQSKEQSLYFRNEPGTSDREKKKKEKKERSTDLLFVKKKKNKKDVSVEEQPSCCALCQDVLKDPVSTSCGHWFCRQCITSSGDSLCPHCGQGPRTRPGLQKASHTSTPVQTDSGLQEVLDEHKISLRRRCECVTEGTDEKGGQILLNRIYTELYITEGQSEEVNTQHEVRQLETISKMKTHHDAPIRFHDIFKALPDQQSQIRVVLTNGVAGVGKTFTVQKFTLDWAESLQNQDVSLLVLLSFRELNLIRDEQYSLLMLLHIFHPTLQKVTAEKLAVCKVLFIFDGLDESRLSLDFNNTKVVSDVTQKSSVNELLTNLIQGNLLPSAFIWITSRPAAANQIPTSCVDRVTEVRGFTDPQKDEYFRKRFSDEELSRRTISHIKASRSLHIMCQIPVFCWITATVLEHILTTEQRGELPKTLTGLYSHFLLVQTKKKRVKYGEGHEKSPQDLTEADREVLLKLGRLAFEHLEKGNIMFYQEDLEQCGLNVTEALVYSGICTEIFKRKYVILQKAVFCFVHLSIQEFLAAIYMLDCYTSRKTEILEGFLEKDYKLFDANPKQWKGNRDSYDTSLDILLRWAMEKSLNSKNGHLDLFVRFLHGLSLESNQILLGGLLDQTDNSPEIVQKAINNLKEMNISNISPDRSINIFHCLVEMNDHSVYQEIQEFLKSETRSKRLSVFHCSALAYMLQMSEEVLDELDLKKYNTSVEGRQRLIPAVRNCRKALMNDCNLSEISCTSLVSILKSNPSHLRELELSGNDLHDSGVEELCGFLRSPDCKLETLRLKSCSLSEISCSFLASALKSNPSHMRVLDLSGNYLKDSGVKELCDFLKSPDCSLETLSLSEINCASLDSALKFSFSCLRVLELSGNDLKDSGVKELCGFLRSPDCKLKTLRLNDCSLSETNCASLASALKSNPSHLRELELRGNKLQDSGVEELCVFLRTPDCRLEALRLSRCGLSETNCASLASALKSNPSHLRELELTKSNVQDPGVKELCGFLESPDCRLEILKLRSCSLSEISCASLASALKSNPSHLRSLELSENSLKDSDLKELSELVKSPHCRLERLGWKW, from the exons atggAGAGTGACCAGTCCAAAGAAcaatcttcagtcttcagaaaTGAGCCTGGAAcctcagacagaaagaagaaaaagaaggagaagaagaggaggaaggatgtCATAATCGCCAA aggtcAGTACCACACGctgagagcagagtctccagtatccagctgtctgtctatgaagagtgaccaGTCCAAAGAACAATCTCTATACTTCAGAAATGAGCCTGGAACCTCAGATACAGA aggtcAGTACCACACGctgagagcagagtctccagtatccagctgtctgtctatgaagagtgaccaGTCCAAAGAACAATCTCTATACTTCAGAAATGAGCCTGGAACCTCAGATACAGA aggtcAGTACCACACGctgagagcagagtctccagtatccagctgtctgtctatgaagagtgaccaGTCCAAAGAACAATCTCTATACTTCAGAAATGAGCCTGGAACCTCAGATACAGA aggtcAGTACCACACGctgagagcagagtctccagtatccagctgtctgtctatgaagagtgaccaGTCCAAAGAACAATCTCTATACTTCAGAAATGAGCCTGGAacctcagacagagagaagaagaagaaggagaagaaggagaggagcaCAGATCTTTTATTTGTCAA aaagaagaagaacaagaaggaTGTTTCTGTGGAGGAACAGCCGTCCTGCTGTGCTTTGTGTCAGGACGTCCTCAAGGACCCAGTCTCTACCAGCTGTGGACACTGGTTCTGCAGACAGTGCATCACCTCATCAGGAGACTCCCTCTGTCCTCATTGTGGACAAGGACCCAGAACAAGACCTGGACTGCAGAAAGCCAGTCACACCAGTACACCTGTACAAA cagatagtggtctgcaggaggttttagatgaacataagatcagtctgaggaggagatgtgaatgtgtgactgAAGGAACCGATGAAAAAGGAGGTCAAATCCTTCTCAACAGaatctacactgagctctacatcacagaaggacagagtgaagaggttaatacccaacatgaggtTAGGCAGCTTGAGACGATTTCCAAGATGAAGACCCACCATGACGCTCCAATCAGGTTCcatgacatctttaaagccttaccTGATCAACAGAGTCAGATCAGAGTCGTTCTGACAAACGGTGTCGCTGGAGTTGGGAAAACCTTCACagtgcagaagttcactctAGACTGGGCAGAAAGTTTGCaaaaccaagatgtcagtctgctggttctgctttcaTTCAGGGAactgaacctgatcagagatgagcagtacagtcttctcatgctgcttcacattttccatccaacattacagaaagtcacagcagagaagctggctgtctgtaaagttttgtttatctttgacggcctggatgaaagcagactttcatTGGATTTCAACAACACCAAGGTTGTGTCTGAtgtcacacagaagtcatcagtcaacgagctgctgacaaacctcatccaggggaatctgcttccctcTGCCTTCATCTGGATAACATCccgacctgcagcagccaatcagatccctacttcatgtgttgacagggtaacagaagtacgaggcttcactgacccacagaaggacgagtacttcaggaagagattcagtgatgaagagctgtccagAAGAACCATCTCACACATTAAGGCATCCAGGAGCCTTCATATCATGTGTCaaatcccagtcttctgctggatcactgctacagttctggagcacatattgactacagagcagagaggagagctgcccaagaccctgactggcctgtactcacacttcctgctggtccagacaaagaagaagagggtAAAGTATGGTGAGGGACATGAGAAGAGTCCACAGGATCTGACAGAGGCTGACAGAGAAGTTCTCctgaagctggggaggctggcgtttgaacatctggaaaaaggaaacatcatgttctaccaagaagacctggagcagtgtggtcttAATGTCacagaggccttggtgtactcaggaatttgtacagagatcttcaaaagaAAGTATGTGATTTTGCAGAAAGCAGTCttctgctttgttcatctgagtattcaggagtttctggctgcaaTCTACATGTTAGACTGTTACACCAGTAGGAAGACAGAGATACTGGAGGGCTTCCTGGAGAAAGACTACAAACTCTTTGACGCAAACCCTAAACAATGGAAAGGAAACAGGGATAGCTATGACACATCTCTGGATATCCTGCTGAGGTGGGCCATGGAGAAGTCCCTCAACAGTAAAAATGGtcacctggacctgtttgttcgCTTCCTCCATGGCCTCTCTCTAGAGTCCAACCAAATACTTTTAGGAGGCTTGTTGGATCAGACAGACAACAGTCCAGAAATTGTCCAGAAAgccatcaacaacctgaaggagatgaatatttctaacatttctcctgacagaagcatcaacatcttccactgtctggTCGAGATGAATGACCACTCAGTATATCAGGAGATCCAGgagttcctgaagtcagagacCAGATCAAAGAGACTCTCTGTGTTCCActgctcagctctggcctacatgctgcagatgtcagaggaggttctggatgaaTTGGACCTGAAGAAATACAATACATCAGTGGAGGGGCGACAGAGACTGATCCCTgctgtgaggaactgcagaaAGGCTCT aaTGAACGACTGCAATTTGTCAGAGATAAGCTGTACTTCTCTGGTCTCAATTCTGAAGTCCAACCcttcccatctgagagaactggaaCTGAGTGGAAATGACCTGCATGATTCGGGAGTGGAAGAGTTGTGTGGGTTTCTGAGGAGCCCAGACTGTaaactggagactctgag ATTGaagtcctgcagtttgtcagagatcagctgttcctttctggcctcagctctgaagtctAACCCCTCCCACATGAGAGTGCTGGATCTGAGTGGAAACTACCttaaggattcaggagtgaaagAGCTGTGTGATTTTCTgaagagtccagactgtagtCTGGAGACCCTGAG tttgtcagagatcaaCTGTGCTTCTCTGGACTCGGCTCTGAAGTTCAGCTTCTCCTGTCTGAGAGTGCTAGAGCTGAGTGGAAATGATCtaaaggattcaggagtgaaggagctgtgtgggtTTCTGAGGAGTCCAGACTGTAAACTGAAGACTCTGAG ATTGAATGACTGTAGTTTGTCGGAGACCAACTgtgcttctctggcctcagctctgaagtccaacccttcccatctgagagagctggagctaAGAGgaaacaagctgcaggattcaggagtggaagagctgtgtgtttttttgaggactccagactgtagacttgaggctctgag ACTGAGTCGCTGTGGTTTATCAGAGACCAACTgtgcttctctggcctcagctcttaAGTCCAACCCCTcacatctgagagaactggagcTGACAAAAAGCAATGTGCAGGATccaggagtgaaggagctgtgtggttttttGGAGAGTCCAGACTGTCGACTGGAGATTCTGAA attgaggtcctgcagtttgtcagagatcagttGTGCTTCtttggcctcagctctgaagtccaacccctcccacctGAGAAGCCTGGAGCTGAGTGAAAACAGCTTGAAGGATTCAGACCTGAAGGAGCTGTCTGAGCTTGTGAAGAGTCCACACTGTAGACTGGAGAGACTGGG CTGGAAGTGGTGA